The DNA region AGCACTGAATAAAAACTTTCCGCTTTTATCAGCATCAAAAGATAAAAATCCAAAACTTCCAAAAGCAAAACCATACCTTGATATGCTTATAGCTCCTTTGTATTCGTCATCTCCTCCAAATATAAACTTTTGCATAAGCCCTAATTGATACATATGAGGATTGTCATCGTATATCTTTGAACCAGCAATAGATGTGTAGCTTTTTATTTGAAAGTTATTGTATTTCATTAGCTTAAAACCAAACTCTATATTTACAGATGTTTTTATTGAATCTGCACTGCTGAATAAACCTATAGAAAAAAATCTATTATCAAGTACAGACTGAAAGCCTTTTTTTTCATTGTTATCATTTTCTTGAGAGTATAGTATATCAAACAAAGATAAAAATATTATATTTATTATAAGTATGTATTTTTTCATTAAATTTATTTTCCCAGTATTCGTTAAATTTATAGTTATTCTTTTATTGTTTTTATTTGCGTGAAGAAGTATAAATATTTACTAATAAATAATACAACTAACAAAATCCTTGCATGCAAATTATTAACAAATATAAAAGTAGCTATAAGCATACAGCTAACAGGAAGAAGTATTGTTAATTTAGATTTTAAAGTCATAGCTCTAGAATTAACAAAACTCTCTAAATGTTTTTTATACAATTTTGTAGACATAAACCAATCATGAAACTTTTTAGAGCCTTTAGCAAAAAAGAATGATGCTAATAGCAAAAAAGGAGTTGTAGGAAGTATAGGCACAACTATTCCGACAGCTCCTATAGCCACACATATAAATCCTAAAACTATTAATAATGTTTTCATATAATACCTTTAAAATCTAATTTTTTATTTTTTATAAAATTATGCTTAATCATAACAAATATATGTTTAAGTGCTATTATAGGGTGATATATTAGCATTATTTTTCCAGAAAAAGACATAATTTGTTTTACTTTATTTTTTATATTTATT from Brachyspira pilosicoli P43/6/78 includes:
- a CDS encoding YbaN family protein gives rise to the protein MKTLLIVLGFICVAIGAVGIVVPILPTTPFLLLASFFFAKGSKKFHDWFMSTKLYKKHLESFVNSRAMTLKSKLTILLPVSCMLIATFIFVNNLHARILLVVLFISKYLYFFTQIKTIKE